The following coding sequences are from one Manis pentadactyla isolate mManPen7 chromosome 13, mManPen7.hap1, whole genome shotgun sequence window:
- the LOC118917576 gene encoding protocadherin gamma-B6 isoform X22, which produces MGGSCAQRRPAGRRQVMFPFLLPLFYPALCEPIRYSIPEELAKGSVVGNLAKDLGLSVLDVSERKLRVSAEKLLFSVDAESGDLLVKDRIDREQICKERRRCELQLEAVVENPLNIFHIIVVVEDINDHPPQFDKKEIHLEIFESVSVGARISLDPATDPDININSVKDYQINPNTYFSLMVRVNSDGGKYPELSLEKPLDREEQRSHHLILTALDGGIPTRSASVGIEIFVRDTNDNPPMFSKDEYRVSVSEKLPPGSSVLQVTASDQDEGINAEINYYFRSTAQSTRYMFSLDEKSGIIKNNQSLDFEDTERHTMEVEAKDGGGLSTQCKVIIEVLDENDNSPEIIITTLSDQIVEDSHPGMVVALFKTRDQDSRENGEVTCDLNRDVPFKIHSSSNNYYKLVTDGPLDREQTPEYNVTITATDRGKPPLSSSATITLHITDVNDNAPVFQQASYVVHVAENNPPGASIAQVSASDPDLGPNGHISYSIVASDLEPRALRSYVSVSAQSGAVFAQRAFDHEQLRAFELTLQARDQGSPALGANVSLRVLVGDRNDNAPRVLYPALGPDGSALFDTVPRAAQPGYLVTKVVAVDADSGHNAWLSYHVLQASEPGLFSLGLRTGEVRTARALGDRDAARQRLLVAVRDGGQPPLSATATLHLVFADSLHEALPDLSDGPAPSDPQAELQFYLVLALALISVLFLLAVILAIALRLRQSSSPGAWGCLQPGLCVKSGPVAPPNYSEGTLPYSYDLYVAHTGKAEFNLLRCNEPFHSTQDIVCGDSPGALIPLQGGNNLTSHPEILTPTPSAAVGQWAARVGVQDLPE; this is translated from the coding sequence ATGGGAGGGAGCTGCGCGCAGAGGCGCCCGGCCGGCCGGCGGCAGGTAATGTTTCCCTTTCTGCTGCCTTTGTTCTACCCCGCGCTCTGCGAGCCGATCCGCTATTCGATTCCCGAGGAGCTGGCCAAGGGCTCGGTGGTGGGGAACCTCGCTAAAGATCTAGGGCTCAGCGTCCTGGATGTTTCGGAGCGGAAGCTGCGAGTTAGCGCTGAGAAGCTGCTTTTTAGCGTAGATGCGGAGAGCGGGGACTTACTTGTGAAGGACCGAATAGACCGTGAGCAGATATGCAAAGAGAGAAGAAGATGTGAGTTGCAGTTGGAAGCGGTGGTGGAAAatccattaaatatttttcacatcATCGTGGTTGTTGAGGATATTAATGACCATCCCCCTCAATTCGataaaaaggaaatacatttaGAAATTTTTGAATCTGTGTCCGTAGGGGCACGTATATCCCTTGATCCTGCCACTGATCCTGATATAAACATTAACTCAGTTAAAGATTATCAGATAAATCCAAACACTTATTTTTCATTAATGGTTAGAGTTAATTCCGATGGTGGCAAATACCCAGAGTTATCTTTGGAGAAACCCCTAGACCGGGAAGAGCAGCGGTCTCATCACTTGATACTGACTGCCTTGGATGGAGGGATCCCAACACGAAGTGCCTCTGTTGGAATAGAAATCTTTGTCAGGGATACCAATGATAACCCCCCGATGTTCAGCAAAGATGAATATAGAGTCAGTGTTAGTGAAAAGCTGCCCCCTGGTTCCTCGGTGTTGCAGGTGACAGCCAGCGACCAGGACGAGGGAATCAATGCCGAAATCAACTACTACTTCAGGAGTACTGCACAGAGTACAAGGTACATGTTCTCATTGGATGAGAAGAGCGGTATCATTAAGAATAACCAATCATTGGATTTTGAAGATACAGAAAGACACACCATGGAAGTAGAGGCAAAGGACGGAGGTGGTCTCTCTACCCAGTGTAAAGTAATTATAGAAGTTCTAGACGAAAACGACAACAGCCCAGAGATAATCATCACTACTCTGTCTGACCAGATTGTGGAGGATTCCCATCCAGGAATGGTCGTGGCTCTCTTCAAAACACGGGATCAGGATTCCAGGGAAAATGGAGAAGTCACGTGTGATTTAAACAGAGATGTTCCATTTAAGATTCATTCTTCTTCTAACAATTACTACAAGTTAGTAACAGACGGGCCCCTGGACCGGGAACAGACCCCGGAGTACAACGTCACCATCACAGCCACCGACAGGGGCAAGCCGCCCCTCTCCTCCAGCGCCACCATCACCCTGCACATCACCGACGTCAACGACAACGCGCCGGTTTTCCAGCAGGCCTCCTACGTGGTCCACGTGGCAGAGAACAACCCTCCCGGCGCCTCCATCGCGCAAGTCAGCGCCTCCGACCCCGACCTGGGGCCCAACGGCCACATCTCCTACTCCATCGTGGCCAGCGACCTGGAGCCGCGGGCGCTGCGGTCCTACGTGTCGGTGAGCGCGCAGAGCGGCGCGGTGTTCGCGCAGCGCGCCTTCGACCACGAGCAGCTGCGCGCCTTCGAGCTGACGCTGCAGGCCCGCGACCAGGGCTCGCCCGCGCTCGGCGCCAACGTGAGCCTGCGCGTGCTGGTGGGCGACCGCAACGACAACGCGCCGAGGGTGCTGTACCCGGCGCTGGGGCCCGACGGCTCGGCGCTCTTCGACACGGTGCCGCGCGCCGCGCAGCCCGGCTACCTGGTCACCAAGGTGGTGGCGGTGGACGCCGACTCGGGACACAACGCCTGGCTGTCCTACCACGTGCTGCAGGCCAGCGAGCCCGGACTCTTCAGCCTGGGGCTGCGCACGGGCGAGGTGCGCACGGCGCGCGCCTTGGGCGACAGGGACGCGGCCAGACAGCGCCTGCTGGTCGCTGTGCGCGATGGGGGACAGCCTCCCCTCTCGGCCACCGCCACGCTGCACCTGGTCTTCGCAGACAGCCTCCACGAGGCGCTGCCGGATCTTAGCGACGGCCCCGCGCCCTCTGACCCCCAGGCTGAGCTGCAGTTTTACCTGGTGTTGGCCTTGGCCTTGATCTCGGTGCTCTTCCTCCTCGCGGtgattctggccattgccctgcGCCTGCGACAGTCGTCCAGCCCCGGTGCTTGGGGCTGCCTTCAGCCGGGTCTGTGTGTCAAGTCTGGACCTGTGGCTCCCCCCAACTACAGCGAAGGGACTTTGCCTTATTCGTACGACTTGTACGTTGCCCATACTGGAAAGGCAGAGTTTAATTTGCTAAGATGTAATGAGCCCTTTCATTCCACTCAAGACATAGTTTGCGGTGATTCTCCTGGGGCCTTAATTCCACTTCAGGGTGGGAATAATTTGACTTCACATCCTGAGATCCTAACACCG